One genomic window of Halorhabdus sp. CBA1104 includes the following:
- the tmk gene encoding dTMP kinase, whose protein sequence is MLITLEGIDGSGKTSAQEFLQERRADVDATLTFTREPTETWYGEAVQRSIRDDDADPMAELFLYTADHAAHLAKTVRPALDRGEVVISDRYSDSRYAYQGATLADRLDEPLAFVREIHQPWTRPPDATIYLDVDAQTGAKRSGATNKFERTEQLRAVRENYERLIADEPERFVRIDATRSPEAVCESVKETVESLLETQ, encoded by the coding sequence ATGCTCATTACGCTCGAAGGAATCGATGGGAGCGGGAAAACCTCCGCCCAGGAGTTCCTTCAGGAGCGTCGCGCCGACGTCGACGCGACGCTGACGTTCACCCGGGAGCCGACCGAAACGTGGTACGGCGAGGCCGTCCAGCGCTCGATCCGCGACGACGACGCCGATCCGATGGCGGAACTGTTTCTGTACACCGCCGACCACGCGGCCCACCTCGCGAAGACGGTCCGGCCAGCGCTCGATCGTGGCGAAGTCGTCATTTCCGATCGCTACTCGGACTCACGGTACGCCTATCAGGGTGCGACGCTTGCCGACCGGCTGGACGAGCCGCTGGCATTCGTCCGGGAGATCCACCAGCCCTGGACGCGGCCGCCGGACGCGACGATCTATCTCGATGTGGACGCCCAGACAGGGGCCAAACGTAGCGGAGCCACCAACAAATTCGAACGCACTGAGCAGTTGCGGGCCGTCCGAGAGAATTACGAGCGGTTGATCGCCGACGAGCCCGAGCGCTTCGTCCGGATCGACGCGACGCGCTCGCCCGAGGCAGTGTGTGAAAGCGTCAAGGAAACCGTCGAATCACTACTCGAAACGCAGTAG
- a CDS encoding glycosyltransferase family 87 protein → MPSIPRQLWSYRRERPVFVLVSVATIVTLLCWLLVEHHLRQGGIGLTYTFNDFSAYTGALNGWLENGQMYVEQPDGGYFGEYLYPPVSVLVFYPFETTGFDVGAMLFGFTSIVLLWLGLDAVARTLGYQLRLWERLGLLVAIFSFQPAIRNFRWAQTATFLAAFLCFAFYFQERAESMASPYSDSEVSERTRSLFRYASGAATTIGSSFKLFYATSGAHLLRDRKRLAGAIGAGIVLLVASLGIFGLETNLTYIDVLTWGKGWGESRALYLWDTAAAYRPMHVFGGFGLYLKILGILGVIGLTLATRAEESVAARRLTFALGIAVIPLFAPKADSHDLIVMVLPAVILLAHELDRPDGHAWVPVLSVLLLHLHRYALELLTKPEGNFPGAATLYDVGAFLQPGMWGTFLLVGLVGYRVAEHATVPDLRAALGSDG, encoded by the coding sequence ATGCCGTCGATTCCTCGTCAGCTGTGGTCCTATCGGCGCGAGCGGCCGGTTTTCGTCCTGGTTTCGGTCGCGACGATTGTCACGCTGCTGTGCTGGCTTCTCGTCGAACACCACTTGCGACAGGGCGGGATCGGCCTGACCTACACTTTCAACGACTTCAGTGCCTACACGGGCGCACTGAACGGCTGGCTCGAGAACGGGCAGATGTACGTCGAACAACCCGACGGGGGCTACTTCGGGGAGTATCTGTATCCGCCGGTGTCGGTGCTGGTGTTTTACCCCTTCGAGACGACCGGCTTCGACGTCGGGGCGATGCTGTTTGGGTTCACGTCGATCGTCCTGCTGTGGCTCGGTCTCGACGCAGTTGCTCGGACCCTGGGGTACCAGTTGCGTCTCTGGGAGCGACTGGGACTGTTGGTAGCGATCTTCAGCTTCCAGCCTGCGATTCGGAACTTCCGGTGGGCCCAGACGGCGACCTTTCTGGCCGCCTTCCTCTGCTTTGCTTTTTACTTTCAGGAACGAGCCGAGAGCATGGCGTCGCCGTACAGCGATAGCGAAGTCAGCGAGCGCACTCGGTCGCTGTTTCGCTATGCCAGCGGCGCGGCGACGACGATCGGGAGTAGCTTCAAACTGTTCTATGCGACCTCCGGAGCGCACCTGCTCCGTGATCGCAAGCGCTTGGCCGGCGCGATCGGGGCAGGGATCGTCTTACTCGTTGCTTCTCTCGGCATCTTCGGCCTCGAGACGAATCTGACGTACATCGATGTCCTCACCTGGGGGAAAGGCTGGGGCGAGAGCAGAGCGCTGTATCTCTGGGACACTGCTGCGGCCTATCGCCCGATGCACGTTTTCGGCGGGTTCGGGCTGTACCTGAAGATCCTGGGCATTCTCGGCGTGATCGGATTGACGCTTGCGACACGGGCCGAGGAGTCGGTCGCCGCGCGCCGGCTGACGTTCGCGCTCGGGATCGCCGTCATCCCGCTGTTTGCACCCAAGGCAGACAGCCACGATCTCATCGTCATGGTACTGCCGGCCGTGATCCTCCTCGCCCACGAACTCGACCGCCCCGATGGACATGCCTGGGTCCCGGTGCTCTCGGTGTTGCTCTTGCACCTGCATCGCTACGCCCTCGAACTCCTCACCAAGCCCGAAGGGAACTTTCCGGGCGCGGCGACGCTCTACGATGTCGGCGCGTTCCTCCAACCGGGCATGTGGGGGACTTTCCTCCTCGTGGGACTGGTCGGATATCGGGTCGCCGAACACGCAACTGTTCCCGATCTGCGAGCCGCCCTCGGCAGCGACGGATAG
- a CDS encoding complex I NDUFA9 subunit family protein: protein MHVLVTGGDGFIGRYLCTELDERGHEITVLSRAPDDDVLPARANTVSGDVTDPDTLEGAFEGVDVVVNLVALSPLFIPSGGNEAHERIHLGGTENVVAAAEAAGVERLVQMSALGADPEGSTHYIRAKGRAEAVVRDSEMATVIVRPSVVFGEGGEFVSFTKKLTPPLLAPLPGGGKTRFQPIWVNDLAPILADCVAEEARAGETYELGGPEQLTLKQIAKLVRGSVAVVPVPMVLAGVGLSIGGAIPGFPMGKDQYRSLRFDNTTADNAVTDFGVDPDDMLTLGAYLSRQ from the coding sequence ATGCACGTGCTCGTCACCGGCGGCGATGGCTTCATCGGACGGTATCTCTGTACCGAACTGGACGAACGTGGTCACGAGATCACCGTGCTCTCGCGGGCGCCGGACGACGACGTGTTGCCCGCCCGCGCTAACACCGTCTCCGGGGACGTGACCGATCCCGACACCCTCGAGGGGGCCTTCGAGGGCGTGGACGTGGTGGTCAACCTGGTGGCCCTCTCACCGCTGTTCATCCCGAGTGGCGGCAACGAGGCCCACGAGCGGATCCACCTCGGCGGCACCGAGAACGTCGTCGCGGCCGCCGAGGCTGCCGGCGTCGAGCGTCTCGTCCAGATGAGTGCCCTGGGGGCTGATCCCGAGGGATCGACCCACTACATTCGGGCGAAAGGGCGCGCCGAGGCAGTCGTTCGGGACTCCGAGATGGCGACCGTGATCGTCCGTCCGTCCGTGGTCTTCGGCGAGGGCGGTGAGTTCGTCTCGTTTACGAAGAAACTCACGCCGCCGCTTCTCGCGCCGCTGCCGGGCGGCGGGAAGACCCGCTTCCAGCCGATCTGGGTCAACGACCTCGCGCCGATCCTCGCCGATTGTGTGGCCGAGGAAGCGCGGGCGGGCGAGACGTACGAACTGGGTGGCCCCGAACAGTTGACGCTGAAGCAGATCGCCAAACTGGTCCGGGGCAGCGTCGCCGTCGTCCCGGTCCCGATGGTCCTGGCCGGGGTCGGGCTCTCGATCGGCGGGGCGATTCCCGGGTTCCCGATGGGCAAAGACCAGTATCGGTCACTGCGCTTTGACAACACGACTGCCGACAACGCCGTCACTGACTTCGGTGTCGATCCCGACGACATGCTGACGCTTGGAGCGTACCTGAGCCGACAATAG